In Zea mays cultivar B73 chromosome 7, Zm-B73-REFERENCE-NAM-5.0, whole genome shotgun sequence, the following proteins share a genomic window:
- the LOC109940892 gene encoding uncharacterized protein isoform X1, producing the protein MPPSSTSRHISTSPRKWTKSHRPSAVAATATLWLCQEQGGAVAGNVLPFIWPGASKLSGSATVTDPRFAMGRIRCCLIAVADNQNCFNTTDRVATWCMNWACKFGCLIDAKQYHTKYKNSWCEGFGRGVCHCQFCD; encoded by the exons ATGCCTCCATCCTCGACCTCAAGGCACATCTCTACCTCACCCAGGAAGTGGACGAAATCCCACCGCCCTAGTGCCGTAGCGGCCACTGCAACTCTGTGGCTTTGCCAAGAACAAGGAGGAGCAGTGGCAGGCAATGTCCTTCCTTTTATTTGGCCGGGGGCTTCGAAATTATCTGGATCCGCTACTGTCACGGACCCGCGTTTCGCCATGGGCAGAATTCGGTGTTGCCTAATCGCCG TGGCAGACAACCAGAACTGCTTTAACACCACTGACCGGGTGGCGACCTGGTGCATGAACTGGGCGTGCAAGTTCGGCTGCCTGATTGACGCCAAGCAGTACCATACCAAGTACAAGAACAGCTGGTGCGAAGGCTTCGGGAGAGGCGTCTGTCACTGCCAGTTCTGCGACTGA
- the LOC103632799 gene encoding eukaryotic translation initiation factor 3 subunit E codes for MMFECGNYSRAADYLYQYGALCTNSERNVSALWGKLAAEILMQNWDLALEELNRLKEIIDSKNFSSPLNQLQNRIWLMHWALFIFFNHIRYLNAIQTNAHHLIRYLATAVVVNKRRRNMLTELIKVIQQEHHSYKDPVTEFLECLYVNYVVVGF; via the exons ATGATG TTTGAGTGTGGTAACTACTCAAGGGCTGCTGATTACCTTTACCAGTATGGTGCTTTGTGCACAAACAGTGAGCGAAATGTGAGTGCCCTCTGGGGAAAGCTGGCAGCAGAAATCCTAATGCAGAACTGGGACCTAGCTTTGGAGGAACTCAACCGCTTGAAGGAAATAATTGATTCAAAG AACTTCTCATCACCTCTGAATCAGCTCCAGAACAGGATATGGCTGATGCATTGGGCTCTGTTCATCTTCTTTAACCATATCAG GTACTTGAATGCTATACAGACAAATGCACACCATCTTATTAGGTATCTAGCTACTGCAGTTGTTGTCAACAAAAGGAGAAGGAATATGCTTACAGAGTTGATTAAGGTCATTCAACAGGAGCACCATAGCTACAAGGATCCCGTAACTGAATTTCTGGAATGCTTATATGTTAActatgtagttgtgggcttttga
- the LOC109940892 gene encoding uncharacterized protein isoform X2 has translation MPPSSTSRHISTSPRKWTKSHRPSAVAATATLWLCQEQGGAVAGNVLPFIWPGASKLSGSATVTDPRFAMGRIRCCLIADNQNCFNTTDRVATWCMNWACKFGCLIDAKQYHTKYKNSWCEGFGRGVCHCQFCD, from the exons ATGCCTCCATCCTCGACCTCAAGGCACATCTCTACCTCACCCAGGAAGTGGACGAAATCCCACCGCCCTAGTGCCGTAGCGGCCACTGCAACTCTGTGGCTTTGCCAAGAACAAGGAGGAGCAGTGGCAGGCAATGTCCTTCCTTTTATTTGGCCGGGGGCTTCGAAATTATCTGGATCCGCTACTGTCACGGACCCGCGTTTCGCCATGGGCAGAATTCGGTGTTGCCTAATCGCCG ACAACCAGAACTGCTTTAACACCACTGACCGGGTGGCGACCTGGTGCATGAACTGGGCGTGCAAGTTCGGCTGCCTGATTGACGCCAAGCAGTACCATACCAAGTACAAGAACAGCTGGTGCGAAGGCTTCGGGAGAGGCGTCTGTCACTGCCAGTTCTGCGACTGA
- the LOC103634139 gene encoding serine/threonine-protein kinase tricorner, whose translation MKLSDFGLCKPIDCSKLSTLSEDEPMGDDNMRESMDIDSSLSNTANGRRWRSQHEQLQHWQMNRRKLAFSTVGTPDYIAPEVLLKKGCEMECDWWSLGAIMYEMLVGYPPFYADDPITTCRKVCFSSAFIWLSSIVLSY comes from the exons ATGAAGCTGTCAGATTTTGGGCTGTGCAAGCCAATTGACTGTTCAAAGCTCTCAACGTTGAGTGAAGATGAACCCATGGGTGATGACAACATGAGGGAATCAATGGATATTGATAGTTCTTTGTCCAATACAGCAAATGGTAGAAGATGGAGAAGTCAACACGAACAGCTTCAGCACTGGCAGATGAACAGAAGAAAACTG GCATTCTCAACTGTTGGGACACCAGATTATATTGCTCCAGAGGTTCTGCTGAAGAAGGGATGTGAAATGGAATGTGATTG GTGGTCTCTAGGCGCGATCATGTATGAGATGCTAGTTGGGTATCCACCATTTTATGCCGATGATCCAATAACTACATGCCGAAAGGTTTGTTTTTCGTCGGCATTTATTTGGCTCAGTTCTATTGTTTTATCTTATTAA